A part of Curtobacterium sp. MCLR17_036 genomic DNA contains:
- a CDS encoding oxygenase MpaB family protein, translating into MTPRRAAGTVPDPRRASRHRHGRVQDPDLRRCIADSTPVAAGGRAILLQIADPVVAAGVRRHSDFARRPQQRLVHTLMFVYAVVIGTASDSATAVGFVDRAHRPVAGADDVDRQLWVAATLFDSARRAHDLFGTPFSAARAEQVLAAYAPLATALRVPDDRWPASVAAFDRYWQGALDGLRVTDDARGVVRDLLHPRFAPRWVRAAIPLVRIVTVGMLPERIRAAYGFAWGPREQRRFDRTVRLVAAVRAVVPRPLLRLPAALLLRGLRRTTRRHAAVR; encoded by the coding sequence GTGACCCCGCGACGGGCGGCAGGCACCGTGCCGGACCCGCGCCGAGCCTCCCGTCACCGGCACGGCCGCGTCCAGGACCCGGACCTGCGGCGCTGCATCGCCGACAGCACGCCCGTGGCCGCGGGCGGCCGCGCCATCCTGCTGCAGATCGCCGACCCCGTCGTCGCCGCCGGCGTCCGACGGCACTCCGACTTCGCACGGCGGCCGCAGCAGCGGCTCGTGCACACGCTGATGTTCGTCTACGCCGTCGTCATCGGGACGGCGTCCGACTCGGCGACCGCGGTCGGCTTCGTCGACCGCGCCCACCGCCCGGTCGCCGGCGCGGACGACGTCGACCGGCAGCTCTGGGTCGCGGCGACCCTGTTCGACTCGGCCCGACGGGCACACGACCTGTTCGGCACGCCGTTCTCCGCGGCCCGAGCGGAGCAGGTCCTCGCCGCCTACGCGCCGCTCGCCACCGCGCTCCGGGTGCCCGACGACCGCTGGCCGGCCTCGGTGGCGGCGTTCGACCGCTACTGGCAGGGCGCGCTCGACGGGCTCCGGGTCACCGACGACGCCCGCGGCGTGGTGCGGGACCTGCTGCACCCCCGGTTCGCCCCGCGCTGGGTGCGTGCCGCGATTCCGCTCGTGCGGATCGTCACCGTCGGCATGCTGCCGGAGCGGATCCGCGCCGCGTACGGCTTCGCGTGGGGGCCGCGGGAGCAGCGCCGGTTCGACCGCACGGTCCGCCTCGTCGCGGCGGTGCGCGCCGTCGTCCCCCGGCCCCTGCTGCGGCTGCCCGCCGCGCTGCTGCTCCGTGGGCTGCGTCGGACGACCCGTCGACACGCCGCGGTACGGTAG